Below is a genomic region from Euryarchaeota archaeon.
GCAGGGATCGCAAGGCTCTCTTTGATTATTGCGCCAACGTCAGGTCGACCGGTCGAAAGGACGCTTTTGGCCGCCGTCTTTGCGAGCAGGCGTTTCCATCCTGGAGCGATCATCAATTCGACGCGCCTCGGACTCTTGCCAGTGACCTTCAAGATCTCGCGAACATCCTCTAACACGGAACGCACGAGCGCTTCGGCTCGTTCGGCGTCGCCGTCGATAAGCGACCCATCGGGCGTCGGATAAGGCGCGTCGATGACGAGCCCGATCCCGCCGAGCTCGTGCCACGCCTCCTCGGCAACGTGCGGGACGAGGGGAGCGAGGAGACGCGTCTGCACGTCCTTGAGGCCGGCTAGAAGGCCTGAATCGGGCTTTCCGCCGCATCTGCGGAGGTACCAAGCGTATTCGCGCGACAGGTCGAAAAGCGACAGTTTCAGGGCCGTCCTGAAGCTCGCGTCCTCCATCGCCCTCCCCGCGTCGCGCACGATCCGGTTCATCGCGGATTCGAACCATTTCTCCGCAAAACCGCGGGCTTGCGTCGTCGGCGGGCGCTCCCTTATGAAATCGAGCCACGAGAGGAGACGCCCGGCGCTTTGTCTTGCGAACTCCATCTCGAAGTTCGCATCATCAAGCCCCTCGCCGGCGTTCACCAAGGCGAGGCGCGTGGCGGATGATCCGAACTTGTCGAGCGCGTCGCGTAGCGTCACGAAGTTCCCGCGCGACTTCGACATCTTCTCCCCGTCCACGTTCACCCAACCGTTCACGCTGATCGAGCGCGGCCAGCGGTCGGGTTGGTCGGGCCATATCGCGACGTGGTTGAACACCATGAACGTGAGATGGTTCTGTACGAGGTCCTTGCCGGAGTTACGGTAATCCAACGGGTACCAATACAGGAAATCCCTTCGGCAATCGGTCACGAGTTCCGCCGTGACGGAGCCTTTGGCCGCGTCCTTGGCGGTGCCTTTTCCAAGGAGGACGTGGTCGAAGAAGGCATCGGTCAAGTCCTTGGGGTCGACACCCCTTCGGTCGCCGGCGGTGACGCTTCCCCGCTCCAACCGATGCGCGATCGTGTAATAGGCCATGTAGATGGTCGAATCGGAGAGCGATTCGATGACCCACTTGTCGTCCCATGGGAGGCGTGTACCCAACCCGCCCTCGCGGGCACACGCCCACGAACGAAGCCAACCGACCACGTGGTCGAACTGTTTTCGGGCCTCCGGCGGATAGAGGCGCATCCCTTCGAAGGCCTCGCGCGTCTTCGCCTTCCATGCGGCGTCGCCGTACTTCGCGAACCACTGGTTCTCGACGATCTTCACCACACTCGGCGTGAGGCACCGGCAGACGACGGGCCCGGAGGGCCAATATCCGACCACGGCCTCGCCGCGGCCCGTGAGCCAATCGATGAGGCCGTCTTTCGCTTCTGCCGCTCTTTTTCCGGCGAACGGGCCCGCGTTCTCCAGCATCACGCCCTCGTAGAACCCCGCCTGGTACGCCTTCTCGGTGGCGAGCGCGATCTTCGCAGCATCCCTGTGGTCGCGCGCTGCGACCTCCGCGACGGCCTTTGCGGCGCTCTCGGTCCCGTAGCGTTCGGTGCGGATGACGGGGATGGGCTTGATCGCTCTCGCCAATTCGCGCACATCCGGCGACACCTTCACCTGCCCGTCGACGACGGCTTTGAGCGAAAGGAGGTCTTGCGGAGAATCCGAAGGGACGCTGGTCACTATGCCGGTCCCCTTCGCGTCCGTGATGAACGCCGCGGGGAGGATCGGAACGAGCGTGTTCGTCGCCGCGGTCGTGACGCGCAGCCCCACCAGGGCACTGCCATTGATCATCTTGGATTCCGTGTGGGACGAGGCCAAGTCGGGGATCTGGAAACCGAGTTCTATTGCGGCTATCGGGCTCAATATCCACGTCTCGGCGCCGACGTTCAGCGCCGCATAGTCGTAGCCGGGATCCACCCAAACGTTTGTCTGGCCGAAGACGGTGTCGGGCCGCAGCGTCGCCGCGATGACGTAGACGTCGCCGGAAAGTCCGATTGCCTCCGGCCTTTCGAGATTCATCTTGTAAAGGACCCACTGTTGCGGCGTCTCGCCCTCGCCCGAATAGCGGTCGTGGTCGGCGACCGCCGCTTGATCCTTCGGGCACCAGATCACGGGGTGCTTGCCCTTGTCCACGTAACCGGCGGCCTTGAGCTTCCTGAACTGCCAACCGATGAAGGCGTCGTAATGGGGATTGAGGTCCGTCGTGTAGAACTCGCGGCGCCAATCGATCGCGAGGCCAAGCCGGTCGACGTCCTTTCGCCACTCCTTCGGAAAGACCTTGATCCAATGGCTCGGCTCGGCGAACTTCGGGATATCCGATTCGGAGAACCCCTGCATCCGGAGGATCTCGACCTGCTTCTCCTCCCCCTCGCGCACCCTATTGGCCGCCGCCCAGATGGGCGTCCCCGTGAGGTGGAAACCGAATGGGAACAGGGTGTTGAACCCCTTCATCCTCTTGTAGCGCACCATGACGTCGACGCGCATCATGGTGTACGCGTGGCCCACGTGCGCGTAACTGTTCATGTAAGAGTACGGGTAGGTCGCAAAGAACTTGGGCCGGGACGGGTCGACGGAGGGTTCGTGGGCGTGGCCGTCGGCCCACACCTTCGACCATTTGGCCTCGAGAGTCCCAAGGGCATCTTTCATAAGACGGGCGGGAAAGCGGGGGCGGGCTCATGTGCTTTTCTGGACTTGTGAGCGAGGCGGCACCACTTCGTGGCAAGGACACCCGACCCCAGTAACGTTTAAATAGGGTAGTCGTATTACCGGCGCTACCGCCAGCCGTGCCGCGTCGCCTCGTCGTGCCTTGGAGAAAGTCTCGAACTTCACTAGGTCCGCTCCATCAATCGCGCTCGCTGTCGGTCAAGGGTGCTGCCGTGGACGAGAAAAAAGCGTTTGGTTCCAGTTTTTCCGCCGCACCTCTCATCATCGTTCCCTCTCCGTTCTCATTTCGCCTGCCGAAGGCGGTTTTCGGCAAAGTCGGTAAAGGCTGCTAACGAGGCTCGGGCTCTGCTTCGCCTCCCGGCGATGCCGGGCCGGGCGAGAAAACAGGGCTCATAGCTCAGTTAGGTAGAGCATCCGGCTTTTAACCGGGTGGTCGAGGGTTCGAATCCCTCTGAGCCCGTCGACGGAGGGCGCACAGCCCGACGGCGACGGGCACGGATGACGACCGAAGGGAGTCATCCAGTGCCCGAGCGCCCCCGTGGGGGCGCGAGTAGCGAATAAGGAGAGCCCGATGGGCGAGAACGGCCGGAGAACCGTTTCTCGTCATCGATCGAAGTCACAGGAGTGTCACCCCATGCCCCAAAAATTCGACGTGATGAAACACGCGCTTGTCCCCCGCCACGAGATCGTGTCGCAGAAGGAGTTCAACGAGCTCATGACGCGGTACAAGATCGTAGCCGACCAGCTCCCGAAGATCTTGACGACCGATCCCGTGGTGAAGGCCATCAAGGCGAAGCCCGGGCAACTTGTGAGGATCAAGCGGGATAGCCAGACGGCGGGGCAAGCGATCGCCTACCGGCTAGTCGTGGAGGGATGAACTTGAGGGAACTTGTCGACGCATTCTACGGGGAGCGAAGCCTCGCCAACCATCACATCATGAGCTACAACGACTTCGTCGATCACTGGCTCCAGGGCATCATCGACAACACGCGAGTCGGCGAGGACGAGGCGGAGCGCGGCGTCATCCGGACCGATATCGAGGGCTACGAGGTCAAGCTTGGAAAGATCCGGGTCGGCAATCCCGTTGTCAAGGAAGCCGACGGGTCGACGCGCCTTCTCACACCGATGGAGGCGCGATTGAGGAATCTCACGTACGAGGCCCCCATCTATCTCGAATTCATACCCATCATCGAGGGGGTCGAGCACGAGCCCGAAGAGGTGCGCATCGGCGACATGCCCATCATGGCGAAGTCGTCGAAGTGCAACATCACGAAGTCCAACCTCGAGCGCCAGCTCGGCCACCAGCTCTCCGCGGGCGAATACCAACGGAAGCTCATGGAACTCCAGGAGGACCCGATGGACCCCGGCGGCTACTTCGTCATCAACGGGACCGAGCGCGTCCTGATCAGTCTTGAGGATCTCGCCCCGAACCGTGTGCTCGTGGAGTTCAACAAGCGCTACGGCCGCGAGGTCGAGGTCGCGAAGGTGTTCTCGCAGCGCGAAGGTTACAGGGCACTCGTGATCGTCGAGAAGAAGAAGGATGGTACGCTCATGGTCTCCGTTCCCGCGGCGTCGGGGCAGATCCCGTTCGTCGTTCTCCTGAGAGCTCTCGGGATGGAGTCGGACGAGGACATCACGAACTCCGTCGTCACGGAGCCGGAGATGCTGTTGTACGTCCTTTCCAACCTCGAGGACGCCCAGAACGAACATCAAGTCACGAACCAGGAGGAAGCGATAAACTTCCTAGGAAAGAAACTGGCCGGCGGCCAGGCGAAGGAGTACCGCATCAAGCGCGTCGAGTCGTTGATGGACCGATCGCTCTTGCCGCACCTCGGAAACGACCCGGACGACCGCATGAAGAAAGCGATCTTCCTGTGCAGGATGAGCCGGGCCGTCCTTGAGCTCGCCCTCGGCAAGGTCAAAGAGGACGACAAGGACCACTACGCGAACAAGCGGTTGAAACTCGCAGGCGACCTCATGGAGGACCTCTTCCGCGTCGCGTTCACGGGGCTTGTGAAGGACCTCAAGTACCAACTAGAGCGGGCCCACAGCAGGAACCGCGAGCTCAAGGTCTCGACCGCCGTGCGCTCCGACGTCCTTTCACAGCGCCTTCTCCACGCGCTTGCGACCGGCAACTGGGTGGGCGGAAGGGCGGGCGTTTCACAGCTTCTTGACCGGACTTGCAACCTCGCGACGCTCTCGCACTTGAGGCGCGTCATCTCGCCCCTCACGCGATCACAGCCTCACTTCGAGGCGCGTGACCTTCACCCGACGCAATGGGGGCGGCTTTGCCCCAACGAGACGCCGGAAGGACCTAACTGCGGTCTTGTGAAGAACATGGCACTGATGACCGAGATCTCCGAAGGCTACGATGTGCACGAAGTGATGCAGGTCGTGAAGGACTTCGGGACGCGCGAGATCCACAGTAAACCGTTCAACCCACAGGCGGTGGAGCCACAATGACCGAAGGCATCGGAGGCGCAAAGGTCTACGTGAACGGAGACCTCGCCGGTGTTGTGGACAACCCACGTGAACTCGTCGAGAAGATCCGCTCGAGGCGTCGCCAAGGGCTTCTCTCGACCGAGGTCAACGTGCGCCTCGACGAGGCGACGAACGACGTCTTCATCAACTGCGACCCCGGAAGGGCGCGCCGTCCGCTCATCGTCGTCAAGGACGGAAAACCCGCCGTCACGGACGAGCACTTGAGAGATCTTCGCGAGAACAAGCTCACGTGGAGCGACCTCATCCGCGAGGGTGTGGTCGAGTACGTCGACGCCGAGGAAGAGGAGAACATCTACGTCGCGATAAACGAAGGTGCCGTCACCCCGGACCACTCACACATGGAAGTGGACCCGATGGTCATCCTTGGGATAGCCACGTCGATCGTGCCGTACCCGGAGCATAACTCCGCGCCGCGTAACACGATGGGCGCTGGAATGGGTAAGCAGAGCCTGGGTTTTGCGCAGAGCAATTTCCGCCTACGGCCCGAGACCCGAGGCCATTTCCTCCATTACCCTCAGGCGCCGATGTGCCGCACGAAGGGGATGGACTACATCAATTTCGACCGCCGGCCCTCGGGCCAGAACTTCGTGGTCGCCGTCCTGTCCTTCCACGGCTACAACATGGAAGACGCCTTGATCATGAACAAGGCCTCCATCGAGCGGGGCCTTGGACGGTCGAGCTTCTTCCGAACGTACGCCGCCGAAGAGCGGCGCTACCCGGGCGGTCAGGAAGACCACTTCGAGATCCCCTCCCCGGAGGTCAAGGGCGCTCGAGCGCCGGAGATGTACTCTAAGATCGCCGAGGACGGCCTCATCAATCCCGAGACCGACGTCGGGCCCGGGGACGTCTTGATCGGCAAGACCAGTCCGCCTCGTTTCCTTGAGGAGCCGAGCGATTTCCTTACACCACAGAAGCGCCGCGAAACGTCCGTCACCGTCCGCCACGGCGAGGCGGGGACCGTCGATACCGTGATGGTCACGGAGTCTTCGAACGGCTCACGGCTCGTCAAGGTGAAGGTGCGCGACAACCGCATCCCGGAGCTTGGCGACAAGTTCGCTTCGCGCCACGGCCAAAAAGGCGTCATCGGGCTCATTGTCCCCGCGGAGTCTATGCCTTTCGGGGAAGGCGGCCTCACGCCGGACCTCGTCATCAACCCGCACGCCATCCCGTCGCGCATGACCGTCGCACACGTCTTGGAGATGCTCGGCGGCAAGGTCGGCTGCATGGAGGGCCGCTCCATCGACGGAACGCCTTTCTCCGGCGAGAACGAGGAGAACCTCCGCGAAGCGCTCATGAAGAACGGCTTCGTCCACACTGCGAAGGAAGTACTATACGATGGGCAGACCGGGGAACGGATCCCCGCCGACATCTTCGTCGGCGTGATCTATTACCAGAAGCTCCACCACATGGTGTCCGGCAAGATGCACGCCCGCAGCCGCGGCCCCGTCCAGATCCTCACGCGTCAGCCGACGGAAGGCCGAGCGCGTGACGGAGGACTCAGGTTCGGTGAGATGGAAAGGGACTGCCTCATCGGGCACGGAGCGGCCATGGTCATCAAGGACCGGCTTCTCGACGAGTCCGACCGTGTCACCGAGCTCGTCTGCAAGAACTGCGGCCACGTTGCGATGCAGGACCGACGCGGCTTCATGCGCTGCGCCAAGTGCGGAGACGAGTCCGACATCTACCCGGTCGAGATGAGCTACGCTTTCAAGCTCCTCCTCGACGAGTTGAAGTCCTTGACTGTGGCACCACGGATCCAACTGGAGGACCTGATATGACGTGGAACTCGCTCGCACGGCTCGCTCGTCCCACTACATCTACGCGTTCACTCGCGAAGATGTCGGAGGTGACCGCGTAGATGATCACGAACGCCCCCAAGAAGATCGGGAGCATCGCCTTCGCGCTGCTCTCGCCCACCGAGATCCGCGCGCTTTCGGCGACGAAGATCATCACGGCCGACACCTACGACGATGACGGGTTCCCCATCGACATGGGGCTCATGGACCCGCGCCTAGGGGTCATCGAGCCGGGACTTCGCTGCAAGACCTGCGGTCGCACGGTCGGCGACTGTCCCGGACACTTCGGCCACATCGATCTCGCGATGCCGGTGATCCATGTCGGGTACACGAAGATCATCAAAGGTCTTCTCAAATCCGCTTGCAGAGCATGCGGCAAGATCCTCCTTCCGAAGGAGACCGCGGAGAAGCACTACGCGGAGTTCAAGCGGATCAAGGAAGCGAACGAGGACACGGGTTACCTGCTCTCGGTCGTCGCCAAGGAGGTCGCAAAGCCCGCGGGCGCTGCGTGCCCCCGCTGCGGCGAGTCGATAAAGAAGATCGACTTCGAAAAACCGACGACCTTCCGCGAAGAGGGCCATAAACTGACCCCCGTCGACATCCGGGAGTGGCTGGAGAAGGTCAGTAACGAAGACCTGGAGCTTCTCAACATCAACACGAAAGTCGCTCGACCCGAGTGGATGATCCTCACCGTGCTTCCGGTGCCGCCGGTGACGATGCGTCCGTCGATCACCCTCGAATCAGGTGAGAGGAGCGAGGACGACCTCACTCACAAGCTGGTGGACGTTCTGCGCATCAACCAGCGTCTTCAAGAGAACCGCGACGCCGGGGCCCCGCAACTCATCGTCGAGGACCTTTGGGAGTTGCTCCAGTACCACATCACGACCTATATGGACAACCAGACGTCCGGGATACCGCCCGCAAGGCACCGTTCGGGCCGGCCCTTGAAGACCTTGAGCCAGCGGCTCAAGGGCAAGGAAGGCCGGTTCAGGTCCAACCTCTCGGGAAAGCGGGTGAATTTCAGCGCGAGGACGGTCGTCTCGCCCGACCCGAACATCAGCATCAACGAGGTCGGCGTGCCATTGGAAGCCGCGATGGAACTCACGGTGCCGATGAAGATCACCGTGTACAACATCGAGAAAGCGAAGGAACTGGTGGCCAACGGGCCGGACAAGCACCCGGGCGTGAACTACGTCGTGCGATCCGATGGACGGCGAATCAAGACGACCGCGCAAAACGCGGAGGAAGTCGCGAAGAGGCTCGAACCCGGTTTCATCGTCGAGCGCCACTTGATGGACGGGGACATCGTCCTCTTCAACCGGCAACCGTCGCTACACCGGATGTCCATGATGGCGCACGAAGTGCGCATCATGCCGCACAAGACGTTCCGCGTCAACCTCTCCGTGTGTCCGCCGTACAACGCTGATTTCGACGGCGACGAGATGAACCTCCACGTGCTCCAAGGCGAAGAGGCACGGGCGGAGGCCAGGATACTGATGCGCGTTCAGGAGCACATCCTCAGTCCGCGCTTCGGCGGTCCCATCATCGGTGCGATCCACGACGAGATCACCGGCGCGTTCCTCCTGACGTTCCGCGACCAGTTCTTCACGCGCGGGCAAACGCTCGCTATCCTTGCGAAGATCAACCAGAGGAACGTCAAGTACCCGCCAGCCTTCAAGGCAGGCGACAAGCTCCCAGACGGGACGAAAGCCATCGAGGATCTCTGGACGGGAAAACAGGTGTTCAGCCATGTCCTTCCGGAGGGCCTCTCGATGAGGTTCCACCCGGAGATACGCGAAGGCGAATCGTGCGCGGAGGACAATCTCCCCATCTCGACGGGCGCCAAGGCCGGAAAACCCGGCGTCGACTACTGCCAATACGGCGGTTACACGGTCATCGAGGACGGCCTGCTCATCCACGGCCCCATCGACGAGAAGGCGATCGGCGCTTTCAAGGGCGAGATCCTGAACAAGGTGATCAGGAAGCACGGGGCCGACGGGGCAAGGGCCTTCATCGACAACGTGACGAAGCTCTGCATCGGAGCGATCATGGTCCAGGGTTTCACGACCGGCATCGACGACGAGGACATCCCCGTGGAGGCGCGCCGCCAGATCGACGGGCTTCTTACGGAACAGATGGACAAGGTCGAGAAGCTCGTCGCGGCGTACCACGCGGGCCAGCTCGACCAGATGCCGGGCCGCTCTCTGGAGGAGACGCTTGAGATCAACATCATGCGTGAACTCGGCAAGGCCCGTGACGGAGCCGGAAAGATCGCCGGTGGTCACTTGGGGCTTGACAACTCGGCCGTCATCATGGCCAAATCGGGCGCCCGTGGTTCGATGCTCAACCTGTCGCAGATGGCGGGTTGCGTCGGGCAACAGGCCGTCCGTGGCGAACGCATCAGCAGGGGCTACCAGAACAGGACGCTCCCGCACTTCAAGCGCGGCGATCTGGGCGCCTCCGCTAAGGGCTTCGTGAAATCGAGCTACAAGACCGGGCTCTCGCCAGTCGAGTACTTCTTCCACTCGATGGGTGGTCGTGAAGGTCTCGTCGACACGGCCGTTCGGACATCGCGCTCAGGCTACATGCAAAGACGCCTCATCAACGCTCTCGAAGACCTGAAAGTCGAATACGACGGCACGGTAAGGAACACCGTCGGCACCATCATCCAATTCGACTACGGAGAGGACGGCGTCGACCCCACGCGGTCGCTACGCGGCAAGTCCGTGAACCTCAACGAGGCGATACGCGAGGTCCTCGGCATCGACGTTGGTCCGGAGAAGACGACGCGTGGGCGCTCGACTTACGACCGTGAGGACGTGGAACTCACCCGATCGATGCTCGACGAGCTTTCTGAAAACGACGAAGACACCGACTACGGAGGCGAGTAAAGTGGCAAAGAAAGAGGACAAGAAGGAAAAGAAGGCCTCCGCGAAACCAGAGAAGGTCGAAAAGAAAGCGAAGCCCGCAACGAAGGACGAACTGCGCGGCGCCAAGAAAATCGAAAAGAAGGACGACAAGAAGGCCGCCAAAGAGGACGCTATCTCGAAGGCGGGCAAGAAGGGAAAGAAGGGAAAGGCCGAAGAAGGACCTCACGTCGAGCGCGACATCGCCGAACTCCAATCCATCAAGGGGATGGAAGACGACGTCGCCGCCGGGCTCTACGATGCGGGCTTCCGCACAAAGGCGGACATCAAGAGGGCCTCGATGGAGGAACTCCTCGAAGTGGAGCTCCTAAACGAAGAGACCATCCAACAGCTCAAGGACCAGGTCATCGACGTCGAGCAGACGATCGAGGAGTTCACCGAGATCCCCGGCATCTCCAAGACCAAGGCCGACGCGTTGATCGAAGCGGGCTACAAGACCATCTTCGACCTCCAACGCGCGACGATCGAGGAACTCGCGGAAGTGAACGGCATCGGCGAATCGCTCGCCGAACTCCTCAAAGAGCACGTGGGCGAGTACAAGCCGTTCAAGGCACCGGTCTCCGCCGCGGAAGAGCTTGAATTCATCGCCTCGACCGGGCCGGAACCGGCCCGCAAGATGAGTGCTCTCGAGAAGAGGGTGCGCGAGATCGCCAAGAAGGCGAAGATCAAGTTGCCGGAGAACGTCGTCCTCGAACTCTGTACGACCATCGGGGATCGGCGACTCTCTGACGAACGCATCAAGCAACTCCTCGAGGCGTTGAACCGCCAATACTCGCACAACCGCATCGACCCGACCGAGGCCGCAGGGATCATCGGCGCCCAATCGATCGGCGAACCCGGCACCCAGATGACCATGCGTACTTTCCACTACGCCGGCGTCGCTGAGATCAACGTCACCTTAGGGCTTCCCCGCCTAATAGAGGTCGTTGACGCCCGACGCGTGCCGTCGACGCCGATGATGGAAGTACACCTCGACCTGGAGCACCGGGCGAGCCAGGAGAAGGCCCAACAGGTGGCGGCCGAGATGGAGGCGACGCACCTCATCGACATCGCCTCCGTCGACACGGACCTCGGTACTCGCGAGGTCGTCATCGTCCCGGACGAGAAGAAGACGAAGCTCAAGAACATCACGGTCGACGGGATCGCGGAGAAACTCAAGAAGCTCAAGAACTCCGTCGTCGAGGTACGCGGCGACAGGGTCGTCGTGAAGCCCGTCGTCGAGTCCTACAAGGCCCTGATGACGCTCGCAAGCGAGGCGAAACGCAGCCAGATCAAGGGGATAGCCGACATCACGCGCGTCGTGATGAGGCGCGAGGAGGACGGCTACGTCATCTATACGGAAGGCTCGAACCTCGCGAAGGTCATCCAGATCCCGGGCGTCGACACGACATCGACGCACACGAACAACTTCCGCGAGATCTACGAGGTCTTGGGGATAGAGGCCGCGCGCCGCGCCATCATGAACGAGGCCCACAAGACGCTGTCAGAGCAAGGTCTCACCGTCGACATCAGGCACTTGATGCTTGTCGCGGACGTGATGACCGTCGATGGAAACATCCGCGCGATCGGCAGGCACGGTATCTCGGGAGAGAAATCGTCGGTCCTTGCCCGCGCCGCGTTCGAGATCACCGTGAACCACCTCTTGGAGGCCGCCCTCATAGGCGAGGTCGACCCGCTGGAGGGAGTCGCCGAGAACATCATCGTGGGCCAACCCGTCTCCCTAGGTACCGGGGCCGTGAGCCTTGCGATGAAACCCGGCAGTTTCACGAAGATGGCCGCGAGGAAGAAGGAGTGGATACCGCCGCCACCGCCGGTAATCGAGGCGCCGCCCGCAGAGGCGGCGCCTGCGCCTGAAGCCACGGACGCCGACTCCACGGAGGAAGCGCCTGACGCGACCGAGGAAGAGAAGGAGGCACAATAGATGGACGTCAACAGATCTTTGAAAGTGGCCGCAACGACCGGGAAAGTCCTCATCGGGACGAAGGAGACCGCCGAAGCCATTAGGGCCAAGAAAGCGAAGCTCATCGTCCTCGCCGCGAACACGCCTGCCGACTGGAAGACGAAGATCGAGACGGAAGCGAAGAGCCACCATATCCCCGTCTACAACTTCACGGGGACAAGCGTCGAACTCGGCACCGTCTGCGGAAAGCCCTTCAGTGTGGCGGCGCTTTCCATCCTTGAGGCCGGGGAAAGCGACGTGCTGCAGCTCGCCCGGGCGCGTTAGCGACGTGTTGAGACGGATGGCCGTAGGAGTCGACCCGGCGAAAACGCACGGAAGTCCATAGGCGGTATCAAGACTGACCGAAGTCAAGCTCACGATGGAATCGATGCGTCTCATCGCGGCGTTCCAGTCGATGACCCAATCGAGCGTTAGGGACTGTGTCGACGAGCCCGACCGCTTGGTCTTCGTGGTCGACGAGACCGACATCGGCCGCGCGATCGGGAAGGGCGGAGCCCACCTCGAACGCGTCAAGAACTATTTCAAGCGCGATGTGGAGATAATCGCGTACAACCCCGACCCCGCGACGTTCGTCGGGAACATCTTCAGGCGCCACGACGTGCAGAAAGTAGAGATATACGACCGAGGCGGAGGCGTCAAGCGAGCGACCGTCACCGTCGACCCAAGGTCGAAGGGAAAGGCCATCGGCAAGGGTGGGCGGAACATCAAGCTCGCGAGGCTTCTCGCCGAGCGCCACCATGGCATTCTAGAAGTCGCGGTGGAGTAGGGCACGCGAAGACCCCAGATTACATTACCCGGATTCCACTTCCCCGCACACCCGTCGGGGTGGCTTTAGACTGGTAGCGCTGGCGGGTTCGCCATGCTCACCCGCCGCGGCTCGCCCATCCTTCGGATGGTCATCGCAGCGACGGACTCATTAACCCCTTCTGTATTCGAAACGCACCCGTCGGGGTGGCTCAGACTGGTAGAGCGACGGACTCATAATCCGTAAGTCAGGGGTTCAAATCCCCTCCCCGACACTTCTGGATTTGAACCGCTGCAAGCGGACGGAGCAAAGCGAAGTCCGCGCAGAAGGGGTTCAAATCCCCTCCCCGACACCGCCGATCAATCTAGGTGAAGGCACAACCGACAGACGCTGTGTGTTTTTTGAGAGGATGCATGCACTCCCAGCATCTCGCCGCCGCCAAGAATCCGACCCGCGGCCACGCTCCCCGACAGGCGCATCGCCTTGGCATCAGGCGTCGGGCCCCGAGAATGACGCGGGGTCGCCGTCCGGCACCTCTTCGAATGGCGCTTGTTCCGGGAACGGGCCATCGACGTAGATGCAGCCCGGCCGGCATTCGTCCTCGGCGGCGTGGCCGTGGCGGTGCTGGATGCGTGCTTCAAGGTCCTTGTGCGCTTGCGACTCGAATCTGGAGACGCAGGCGCTTGCGAACCCACCGTAGTGTATGAGTGGTTTCATGGATCATCCCCCCGAGTATTCAGTTAAGGCTTCGGGTCCCGTCGCCGCCGAATTTCCGGACTGTCAGGTTGCTTGCTCGGTTGTCGAAGCGGCGGTCCATCTGGACCTTCAGGTCGAACTTCATTGTGTGCATCCATCCTATGCGCCGTCGGCATTTGACCGTCCCCCGGGGGCGTGGCCGAAAGTTTTCTCTCGTGCCGAAGGGCAAAAAGATAACACGGGCCGCGCAGTATTATAAGTTTACGAAAATAGTTCGCGGCCCATCAACCCGCTCTCCGCCCGGCTCACAGCTCGCCTTTCGCCTTCTTGATCTCCGCCCAATCGTAGTACTTCCCGCAGCTCTTGCATCGCCACTTATTGGCGAGCATGAAGACCACGGTGCGTTCGCCGCAGGCGGTGCAGGTCTCGGGCATTCTCCCGTTTTTTGAACGAGGGCGAGGCGTATATAAGGTTTGTAATGGCCTCGCCTTACATTTCGTGGTTTCTTGAAAGACTGCACCGCGGGGT
It encodes:
- a CDS encoding DNA-directed RNA polymerase subunit H; translation: MPQKFDVMKHALVPRHEIVSQKEFNELMTRYKIVADQLPKILTTDPVVKAIKAKPGQLVRIKRDSQTAGQAIAYRLVVEG
- a CDS encoding DNA-directed RNA polymerase subunit B'', producing MNLRELVDAFYGERSLANHHIMSYNDFVDHWLQGIIDNTRVGEDEAERGVIRTDIEGYEVKLGKIRVGNPVVKEADGSTRLLTPMEARLRNLTYEAPIYLEFIPIIEGVEHEPEEVRIGDMPIMAKSSKCNITKSNLERQLGHQLSAGEYQRKLMELQEDPMDPGGYFVINGTERVLISLEDLAPNRVLVEFNKRYGREVEVAKVFSQREGYRALVIVEKKKDGTLMVSVPAASGQIPFVVLLRALGMESDEDITNSVVTEPEMLLYVLSNLEDAQNEHQVTNQEEAINFLGKKLAGGQAKEYRIKRVESLMDRSLLPHLGNDPDDRMKKAIFLCRMSRAVLELALGKVKEDDKDHYANKRLKLAGDLMEDLFRVAFTGLVKDLKYQLERAHSRNRELKVSTAVRSDVLSQRLLHALATGNWVGGRAGVSQLLDRTCNLATLSHLRRVISPLTRSQPHFEARDLHPTQWGRLCPNETPEGPNCGLVKNMALMTEISEGYDVHEVMQVVKDFGTREIHSKPFNPQAVEPQ
- the leuS gene encoding leucine--tRNA ligase; the encoded protein is MKDALGTLEAKWSKVWADGHAHEPSVDPSRPKFFATYPYSYMNSYAHVGHAYTMMRVDVMVRYKRMKGFNTLFPFGFHLTGTPIWAAANRVREGEEKQVEILRMQGFSESDIPKFAEPSHWIKVFPKEWRKDVDRLGLAIDWRREFYTTDLNPHYDAFIGWQFRKLKAAGYVDKGKHPVIWCPKDQAAVADHDRYSGEGETPQQWVLYKMNLERPEAIGLSGDVYVIAATLRPDTVFGQTNVWVDPGYDYAALNVGAETWILSPIAAIELGFQIPDLASSHTESKMINGSALVGLRVTTAATNTLVPILPAAFITDAKGTGIVTSVPSDSPQDLLSLKAVVDGQVKVSPDVRELARAIKPIPVIRTERYGTESAAKAVAEVAARDHRDAAKIALATEKAYQAGFYEGVMLENAGPFAGKRAAEAKDGLIDWLTGRGEAVVGYWPSGPVVCRCLTPSVVKIVENQWFAKYGDAAWKAKTREAFEGMRLYPPEARKQFDHVVGWLRSWACAREGGLGTRLPWDDKWVIESLSDSTIYMAYYTIAHRLERGSVTAGDRRGVDPKDLTDAFFDHVLLGKGTAKDAAKGSVTAELVTDCRRDFLYWYPLDYRNSGKDLVQNHLTFMVFNHVAIWPDQPDRWPRSISVNGWVNVDGEKMSKSRGNFVTLRDALDKFGSSATRLALVNAGEGLDDANFEMEFARQSAGRLLSWLDFIRERPPTTQARGFAEKWFESAMNRIVRDAGRAMEDASFRTALKLSLFDLSREYAWYLRRCGGKPDSGLLAGLKDVQTRLLAPLVPHVAEEAWHELGGIGLVIDAPYPTPDGSLIDGDAERAEALVRSVLEDVREILKVTGKSPRRVELMIAPGWKRLLAKTAAKSVLSTGRPDVGAIIKESLAIPALKPHAAELPKVAGQMGKEFSTMGKAEIESRLKPVDEAAVLGDARQFLETELRAVVGIVEAEEASPAAAQKAKSAIPGRPAIYLE